A single region of the Oxyura jamaicensis isolate SHBP4307 breed ruddy duck chromosome 6, BPBGC_Ojam_1.0, whole genome shotgun sequence genome encodes:
- the KIF11 gene encoding kinesin-like protein KIF11: MASLSFQGGGGKKEEKGKNIQVVVRCRPFNASERKASSYAVVDCDQARKEVSVRTGGVTDKASRKTYTFDMVFGAQAKQIDVYRSVVCPILDEVIMGYNCTVFAYGQTGTGKTFTMEGERSPNEEYTWEEDPLAGIIPRTLHQIFEKLTENGTEFSVKVSLLEIYNEELFDLLNPTPDVGERLQMFDDPRNKRGVIIKGLEEVTVHNKNEVYQILERGAAKRTTAATYMNAYSSRSHSVFSITIHMKETTIDGEELVKIGKLNLVDLAGSENIGRSGAVDKRAREAGNINQSLLTLGRVITALVERAPHIPYRESKLTRILQDSLGGRTKTSIIATISPASINLEETLSTLEYAHRAKNIMNKPEVNQKLTKKALIKEYTEEIERLKRDLAAAREKNGVYISLENFEALNGKLTVQEEQIAEYIDKISVMEEEVKRITELFTVNKNELEQCKTDLQIKEKELEETQKDLQETKVHLAEEEYVVSVLEDTEQKLHGTASKLLSTVEETTKDVSGLHAKLDRKKAVDQHNAVVQNTFAGQMTDLFNKIQNSISENSLKQQQMLKSYTNFIGDILSTSSSAANILASVVSASFTSVKELVSTEVSSMSEKILQHESLSLNCKAELLRLIEEHTSGLGRALNSLTPMVEFVLGLSCQFQTNVKKYSAVADKMECHKKEMDTFFEDLSLTLKKLREEMASVLAQLQNDCENLKEEVEMTRLAHMKSTAELVSSLQSQLDLFAEETQKNLSDVLAKNGSMKTTITAAQENIHLKTTDLVSNTASNHSKFIASMDNFSQELRIINAENKMMLEESTDHCQQLLSSLKNVSQDTDKWGELATAQIISFTDQQLLSFRDEKKQLMCSQQKNKENCDRAVAEIVDHIDRQKSAEEKVLNDLLDQMKVDQEILLEQKLALNEEAQHGLTQVNGFLQEDLKVDIPTGTTPQRRDYLYPVTLVRTEPRELLLEQLREKQAKLDAMLNSMTNETEENVYQDLLEEEEGMQESIESLAGYKSLVDINISCNTNGGIPFFQHKRSHKKDKENKSAATLEKTKTEDITEQLLPKSKIPLRSMN; the protein is encoded by the exons gccTTTTAATGCCTCAGAACGTAAAGCAAGCTCCTATGCTGTTGTAGACTGTGATCAAGCACGGAAAGAAGTTAGTGTCCGCACTGGCGGAGTCACAGATAAGGCGTCAAGAAAGACTTACACATTTGATATG GTTTTTGGAGCTCAGGCAAAGCAGATTGATGTATACCGGAGTGTTGTGTGTCCCATTTTGGATGAAGTTATTATGGGCTATAACTGCACAGTGTTTGC CTATGGCCAAACTGGTACTGGTAAGACCTTCACAATGGAAGGGGAGCGGTCACCCAATGAGGAATATACCTGGGAAGAG GATCCGCTAGCAGGTATAATACCCCGTACGTTGCATCAGATATTTGAAAAACTCACAGAGAATGGCactgaattttcagtgaaagtCTCTCTTTTGGAAATCTACAATGAGGAGCTTTTTGATCTTCTGAATCCTACTCCTGATGTTGGAGAAAGACTGCAGATGTTTGATGACCCTCGAAACAAG AGAGGTGTAATTATTAAAGGCTTGGAAGAAGTAACTGTACACAACAAAAACGAAGTCTATCAGATCCTGGAAAGGGGTGCAGCAAAGAGAACAACTGCAGCTACTTACATGAATGCATATTCTAG CCGCTCCCACTCTGTGTTCTCGATTACCATCCATATGAAAGAAACCACCATAGATGGAGAAGAACTCGTCAAAATTGGGAAGCTAAACTTG GTTGATCTTGCAGGAAGTGAAAACATTGGTCGATCTGGGGCAGTTGACAAAAGAGCACGTGAAGCTGGAAATATCAACCAGTCTCTCCTGACACTGGGAAGAGTTATTACTGCTCTAGTAGAAAGAGCACCACATATTCCATACAGGGAATCTAAACTCACAAGAATCCTTCAAGACTCTCTTGGAGGACGAACAAAAACATCAATAATAGCCACAATTTCTCCTGCATCTATAAATCTTGAG GAAACGCTGAGTACTCTGGAATATGCTCACAGAGCAAAGAACATAATGAACAAGCCAGAAGTTAACCAGAAGCTAACCAAAAAAGCCCTTATTAAG GAATATACCGAAGAGATTGAGCGTCTGAAACGAGACCTGGCTGCTGCACGAGAAAAAAATGGAGTCTATATTTCCCTTGAAAACTTTGA AGCCCTTAATGGAAAGCTGACTGTTCAGGAAGAACAAATTGCAGAGTATATTGACAAAATCAGTGTCATGGAGGAAGAAGTGAAAAGA ATCACTGAACTGTTCacagttaataaaaatgaacttgaaCAGTGTAAAACAGACCTGCAAATCAAGGAGAAGGAACtggaagaaacacaaaaagatcTGCAAGAAACCAAGGTTCATCTGGCTGAAGAAGAATATGTGGTTTCAGTTTTGGAAGACACTGAACAAAAACTTCATGGCACAGCTAGCAAG TTGCTTAGTACTGTTGAAGAAACTACAAAAGATGTATCTGGTCTCCATGCAAAACTGGACCGTAAGAAGGCTGTTGATCAGCACAATGCTGTTGtccaaaatacatttgcagGACAAATGACTGATTTGttcaacaaaatacaaaattcaatTAGTGAGAACAGTTTGAAGCAGCAACAGATGTTGAAGTCTTATACAAATTTTATAG GTGACATCTTGTCTACCAGTTCTTCAGCAGCTAATATTCTTGCATCAGTTGTATCAGCATCTTTTACCTCTGTTAAAGAACTAGTGTCTACTGAAGTTTCTTCCATGTCTGAAAAAATACTACAACATGAGAGTCTGTCACTTAATTGTAAAGCTGAGCTCCTGAGATTAATT GAGGAGCATACATCTGGATTAGGAAGAGCATTAAATAGCTTGACACCAATGGTAGAATTTGTCCTGGGCCTAAGTTGTCAATTTCAGACTAATGTGAAGAAATATTCTGCTGTGGCTGACAAG ATGGAATgtcataaaaaagaaatggataCCTTCTTTGAAGATCTTTCTCTCACTTTGAAAAAGTTACGGGAAGAAATGGCCAGTGTTCTTGCTCAGCTTCAGAACGATTGTgagaatttaaaagaagaagTGGAAATGACAAGATTGGCACATATGAAG aGCACAGCAGAATTAGTGTCCTCACTGCAAAGCCAGCTTGACCTGTTTGCTGAGGAGACTCAGAAGAACTTAAGTGATGTACTAGCAAAAAATGGAAGTATGAAGACCACCATCACTGCTGCACAAGAAAACATTCACCT GAAAACCACAGACCTAGTCAGCAATACAGCTTCCAATCACAGCAAATTTATTGCATCTATGGATAACTTCTCTCAAGAGCTCAGGATCataaatgctgaaaacaagATGATGCTGGAAGAATCCACAGACCATTGTCAACAACTTCTCAGCAGTCTCAAAAATGTGTCTCAGGATACTGATAAATGGGGTGAACTTGCAACTGCTCAGATAATCAGCTTTACTGATCAGCAGCTGTTGTCCttcagagatgagaaaaaacaacTTATGTGTTCACAACAG aaaaacaaagaaaattgtgATAGAGCAGTAGCTGAAATCGTTGACCATATTGATAGACAAAAGAGTGCTGAGGAGAAGGTACTAAATGACCTTCTTGATCAGATGAAAGTTGATCAGGAGATACTTCTGGAGCAGAAGCTGGCACTTAATGAGGAAGCACAGCATGGACTGACTCAGGTTAATGGTTTCCTGCAAGAGGATCTTAAAGTGGATATTCCAACAG GGACAACTCCACAGAGAAGAGACTACTTGTATCCAGTCACACTGGTGCGAACAGAACCCAGGGAACTTCTACTGGAGCAATTAagggaaaagcaagcaaagcttGATGCTATGTTAAACAGTATGACGAATGAAACGGAGGAGAATGTCTATCAA GACTTactggaagaggaggaagggatgcAAGAATCCATTGAAAGCCTTGCTGGCTACAAATCCTTAGTGGATATAAACATAAGCTGTAACACAAATGGTGGCATCCCATTTTTTCAG cACAAAAGGAGTCACAAAAAGGATAAAGAGAACAAATCTGCAGCAACGTTGGAGAAGACCAAAACGGAGGATATAACAGAACAGCTTCTTCCCAAATCTAAGATTCCTTTAAGATCGATGaactaa